Proteins encoded together in one Impatiens glandulifera chromosome 1, dImpGla2.1, whole genome shotgun sequence window:
- the LOC124937963 gene encoding calsequestrin-1-like: MASLSNNNPINYLKKEQKVEENDVHYLSSLKNERKKIYEDYNECNMEDVEHDGFEEEDYSDFDDSDDSDDNYDSDDSFDSDDSDDSDDSDDSDDEECSLSAMTAEKEKWEAKKLLMSRGKGKL; the protein is encoded by the coding sequence ATGGCATCCTTAAGTAACAATAACCCAATCAATTATCTCAAGAAGGAACAAAAGGTGGAAGAAAATGATGTTCATTATCTCAGTTCTCTCAAGAATGAGAGGAAAAAGATATATGAAGACTACAATGAGTGTAATATGGAAGATGTCGAACATGATGGTTTCGAGGAAGAAGATTATTCTGACTTCGATGATAGCGATGATAGCGATGACAACTATGATAGCGATGACAGCTTTGACAGCGATGACAGCGATGACAGCGATGACAGCGATGACAGCGATGACGAAGAGTGTAGCCTTTCAGCGATGACAGCTGAAAAGGAGAAGTGGGAGGCAAAAAAGTTGTTAATGTCAAGGGGAAAGGGAAAGCTCTAA